One part of the Brassica napus cultivar Da-Ae chromosome A6 unlocalized genomic scaffold, Da-Ae chrA06_Random_9, whole genome shotgun sequence genome encodes these proteins:
- the LOC106350393 gene encoding uncharacterized protein LOC106350393: protein MVIAGRGVARGDPNLILDDDYENIPTPLVINKNGKSVYWDVADYPVPKDVDLDSLRMRIESILHDLGCPEVSIVAYVYKNRFSDEQERKFKDAKIFVDFLPEGDDIARMTWMLVDIICLPVVFPKPNVIVLSKHMEKEAVDCFQSMYFNGVGVLLSKTEPGWLVPDDSSAFELTRLFEKHLDCEKPQREDTLANSVDHPLDEETNVSS from the exons ATGGTGATTGCAGG AAGAGGGGTTGCCCGAGGAGATCCAAATCTTATCCTGGACGACGACTACGAGAACATTCCTACACCTTTGGTGATAAACAAAAACGGTAAGTCAGTCTATTGGGATGTGGCGGATTACCCGGTTCCTAAGGATGTCGATCTTGATTCTCTTCGTATGCGTATAGAATCGATTCTTCATGATTTGGGCTGTCCGGAGGTGTCTATTGTGGCTTACGTTTACAAGAATAGGTTTTCGGATGAACAGGAACGTAAATTTAAGGATGCCAAAATCTTTGTCGATTTCTTACCCGAGGGGGATGACATTGCGAGAATGACTTGGATGTTAGTGGACATTATTTGTTTGCCTGTGGTATTTCCTAAACCAAATGTTATTGTACTCTCAAAACACATGGAAAAAGAGGCTGTTGATTGTTTCCAAAGCATGTATTTCAACGGTGTTGGTGTTCTCTTATCCAAAACTGAACCTGGTTGGCTTGTTCCTGATGATAGTTCAGCCTTTGAACTTACAAGGCTATTTGAAAAACATCTTGACTGTGAGAAGCCGCAGAGAGAGGATACCCTTGCAAACTCTGTTGACCACCCTCTCGACGAGGAGACAAATGTATCTTCTTGA